A genomic segment from Gemmatimonadota bacterium encodes:
- a CDS encoding flagellin yields the protein MFIQNNINSMNALNNLNTNETQLTSSIQKLSSGFRLNRAGDDAAGLSIANSLRNNGVGLQQAQQNASQAGSLLQIADGATQTISSILDRMKQLATESASANVTDPDRQKINAEFTQLYQEINRTVGSTVYQGSQLLNGSFGVSDSGTGTANAVVGISGITVSGATSGATYTIAKVDATHITLSDGTLTQELTSAASGSQTFNFDKLGVAFTFNGDPTVGLDGKTILPTGTSAAFRVGSGATSDSDNLVSVSLGDLRASSAAGLNLASVSVDTMANATAALASITTAVSKVNTVIGSLGAAENRLNYATTNVASLYQNVSAAESVIRDTNMAQEYTNYSKLSILQQAGTAMLAQANSSQQSVLKLFQ from the coding sequence ATGTTTATTCAGAACAACATCAACTCGATGAACGCGTTGAACAACCTGAACACGAACGAGACCCAGCTGACCAGCTCGATCCAGAAGCTGTCATCTGGCTTCCGTCTCAATCGTGCAGGCGACGACGCGGCAGGCCTCAGCATCGCGAACTCGCTTCGCAACAACGGTGTCGGCTTGCAGCAGGCCCAGCAGAATGCATCGCAGGCAGGCTCGCTGCTCCAGATCGCGGATGGCGCGACTCAGACGATCTCGTCCATACTCGATCGCATGAAGCAGCTCGCCACCGAGTCTGCATCAGCTAACGTCACGGATCCCGATCGTCAGAAGATCAACGCCGAGTTCACGCAGCTGTATCAGGAAATCAACCGTACCGTCGGCAGCACCGTGTACCAGGGCTCTCAGCTGTTGAACGGCAGCTTCGGCGTGAGCGATAGCGGTACGGGTACCGCCAACGCGGTCGTGGGTATTTCAGGCATCACGGTTTCCGGCGCAACCTCCGGCGCGACGTACACGATCGCGAAGGTCGATGCGACGCATATCACCCTCAGCGACGGAACGCTCACCCAGGAGTTGACCAGCGCCGCGTCTGGATCGCAGACCTTCAACTTCGACAAGCTTGGCGTAGCCTTCACGTTCAACGGCGACCCGACTGTCGGCCTTGATGGCAAGACGATTCTGCCGACGGGCACCAGCGCAGCCTTCCGCGTCGGCAGCGGCGCAACCAGTGATTCGGATAACCTCGTGAGCGTGAGCCTCGGCGATCTTCGCGCTAGCTCAGCCGCCGGCCTCAACCTCGCCAGCGTCTCGGTCGATACGATGGCGAATGCCACGGCAGCCCTCGCTTCGATCACGACCGCTGTCTCCAAGGTCAACACCGTCATCGGTTCGCTCGGTGCGGCTGAGAACCGCCTCAACTACGCGACCACGAACGTTGCTTCTCTGTACCAGAACGTGTCGGCCGCGGAGTCGGTCATCCGCGACACCAACATGGCGCAGGAATACACGAACTACAGCAAGCTCTCGATCCTCCAGCAGGCCGGTACGGCCATGCTCGCGCAGGCGAACTCGAGCCAGCAGAGCGTGCTGAAGCTCTTCCAGTAA
- the fliW gene encoding flagellar assembly protein FliW, translating to MTSAALAYSMPSTVTISSDILGTIAVEPGSLLTFPQGLLGFPECRSFVLLPSERSHVYWLQSADYSSLAFLLVDPFMFFEGYTLDLDATETHAASPDEVSVLAIVTLPGAPGELPTANLQGPVVINTRLSEGSQVVLAESSYGIRESFEL from the coding sequence ATGACATCCGCCGCCCTGGCTTACTCGATGCCCAGCACCGTCACCATCTCCTCCGACATACTAGGCACGATCGCCGTCGAGCCCGGTTCCTTGCTCACCTTTCCGCAGGGATTGCTCGGCTTTCCCGAGTGTCGGTCCTTCGTCCTTCTTCCGTCCGAACGGTCGCACGTGTACTGGCTCCAGTCAGCCGACTACTCGTCGCTCGCCTTTCTCCTCGTCGATCCGTTCATGTTCTTCGAAGGCTACACGCTCGACCTGGATGCGACGGAAACCCACGCTGCCTCGCCCGATGAGGTAAGCGTCCTCGCAATCGTAACGCTGCCCGGCGCACCTGGCGAGCTGCCCACGGCCAATCTTCAGGGGCCCGTGGTGATCAACACCCGCCTCAGCGAAGGCAGCCAGGTGGTGCTCGCCGAGAGCAGCTACGGCATCCGCGAGTCATTCGAGCTGTAG
- a CDS encoding flagellin, translating into MRITNSMIQTNATLSLQSNLQAMSTAQNQVSTGLKYSSFADDPQAQSSVMQTSTALNALNQYQRNVNDATARANMEDTVLQQLTDTVTRATAIATQQGTATASASDRLAAKQEVDNLLSSAVAAGNTQYQGTYLFGGDNTTTAPVTTTAPFYTGTAPSGTHTTEIGAGQLFKSNHNAKELLLDTGTLQSLKDLSTALGNNDQAGIGAALTSLNNSQQGIQSLVGDLGARENQLQVTSSNITALQQNLTTFKSNLSNVDQEQAITDLVTRQTAYQSAMLATSRVLGMTLTDYLK; encoded by the coding sequence ATGCGCATCACGAACAGCATGATCCAGACTAACGCGACTCTGTCGCTACAGTCGAATTTGCAAGCAATGAGCACCGCTCAGAATCAGGTGAGCACCGGTCTCAAGTACAGCTCATTCGCCGACGACCCGCAGGCGCAGTCGTCGGTCATGCAGACCTCCACCGCCCTCAATGCGCTCAATCAGTATCAGCGCAATGTCAACGATGCCACAGCCCGCGCAAACATGGAAGACACGGTGCTGCAACAGCTCACCGACACCGTGACACGCGCGACGGCAATCGCAACGCAACAGGGCACTGCAACAGCGAGCGCGTCCGACCGCCTCGCCGCGAAACAGGAAGTCGACAACCTTCTCAGTTCCGCCGTGGCCGCTGGCAACACTCAGTACCAGGGCACGTATCTCTTCGGTGGTGACAACACCACGACCGCGCCCGTCACGACCACAGCACCATTCTATACCGGAACCGCGCCATCCGGAACGCACACGACAGAGATCGGTGCGGGCCAGTTGTTCAAGTCCAACCACAATGCGAAGGAGCTGCTGCTCGACACCGGCACGCTTCAGTCGCTCAAGGATCTTTCGACCGCGCTGGGCAACAACGACCAGGCCGGCATTGGTGCGGCCCTCACGAGCCTCAATAATTCCCAACAGGGAATCCAGTCGCTCGTCGGCGATCTCGGCGCGCGCGAGAACCAGCTTCAGGTCACCAGCTCCAACATCACCGCGCTTCAGCAGAACCTCACCACGTTCAAGTCAAATCTCTCGAACGTGGACCAGGAACAGGCGATAACCGATCTGGTGACCCGCCAGACGGCGTACCAATCCGCGATGCTCGCAACGTCGCGCGTGCTGGGCATGACCCTGACAGACTATCTGAAATGA
- a CDS encoding FliI/YscN family ATPase produces MLPDTFADVVADTPRFDRYGRVTRVVGLVIEATGIDVGVGELCRVTSLTDDRSVLAEVVGFHEDNVILMPLGELDGLHAGSFVQPLGRSFGVDVGPSLLGRVLNGLGHPIDDKGPIEFTDRVPLAAEPPNPLERRMIDEPLETGVRAIDGMLTIGRGQRVGIFAGSGVGKSTLLGMIARHAKADVNVIALLGERGREVRDFIEHSLGEEGLARSVIIVATGDQAALVRARGALVATAIAEYFRDQGKQVMLMLDSVTRVAMAWREIGLATGEPPTTKGYPPSVFASLPRLLERAGNARVGGITGIYTVLVDGDDFNEPVADATRSILDGHIVLTRKLASAGHFPSIDILDSKSRVRDQVVSPSHRTAAETILRTEATYREKEDLILVGAYQKGTSAMVDSAVEHREAVLSLLRQRADETTTIGETHATMRDLAARITASNRQAA; encoded by the coding sequence ATGTTGCCTGATACTTTCGCGGATGTCGTTGCGGATACGCCGCGATTCGATCGCTATGGTCGTGTCACACGAGTCGTTGGTCTCGTCATCGAGGCAACGGGAATCGACGTGGGCGTTGGCGAGCTCTGTCGTGTCACGAGCTTGACGGACGACAGATCGGTGCTGGCGGAAGTCGTGGGGTTCCACGAAGACAACGTCATCCTGATGCCGCTCGGCGAGCTCGACGGGCTACACGCTGGAAGCTTCGTTCAGCCACTCGGCCGCTCCTTCGGTGTCGACGTCGGACCGTCGCTACTTGGTCGCGTTCTGAATGGACTCGGGCATCCAATCGACGACAAGGGTCCGATCGAATTCACAGACCGCGTTCCGCTTGCAGCCGAGCCTCCGAATCCACTCGAGCGGCGCATGATCGACGAGCCACTGGAGACGGGCGTTCGTGCAATCGACGGGATGCTCACGATCGGTCGCGGCCAGCGCGTCGGAATATTCGCCGGATCGGGCGTCGGAAAGAGCACGCTTCTGGGGATGATCGCGCGGCACGCCAAGGCGGACGTCAACGTGATCGCACTACTCGGCGAGCGTGGCCGCGAGGTACGCGACTTCATCGAGCATTCGCTTGGCGAGGAAGGACTCGCGCGCTCCGTAATCATTGTCGCCACCGGCGATCAGGCTGCGCTGGTTCGCGCTCGTGGCGCGCTCGTGGCGACTGCAATCGCCGAATATTTTCGCGACCAGGGCAAGCAAGTGATGCTGATGCTCGATTCAGTGACGCGTGTAGCAATGGCGTGGCGCGAGATCGGGCTGGCAACCGGCGAACCGCCGACCACAAAGGGCTACCCGCCTTCGGTGTTCGCGTCACTCCCGCGTCTTCTCGAGCGTGCAGGCAATGCGCGTGTCGGCGGCATCACCGGCATTTACACGGTGCTGGTGGATGGCGACGATTTCAACGAACCGGTTGCCGACGCAACGCGCTCCATACTCGACGGTCACATAGTGCTCACACGCAAGCTGGCATCGGCGGGACACTTTCCTTCCATCGACATACTCGACAGCAAGAGCCGAGTTCGGGATCAGGTGGTGTCACCGAGCCATCGCACGGCGGCGGAGACGATTCTGCGCACCGAGGCTACATATCGCGAGAAGGAAGATCTCATACTCGTGGGCGCGTACCAGAAAGGAACGAGTGCGATGGTGGACTCCGCCGTGGAGCATCGCGAAGCGGTACTGTCCCTGCTACGGCAGCGTGCAGACGAGACCACGACTATCGGCGAGACACATGCGACGATGCGCGATCTCGCGGCACGCATCACGGCCTCCAATCGGCAGGCGGCGTAA
- the fliE gene encoding flagellar hook-basal body complex protein FliE has protein sequence MSNPIGGISNAIASTGLDTGAKQIPVLQDRGGSASGTSFGDTLKGLVNNVSDQQDVAADYAQRFARGEPVELHQVMAASEEASISLEMLVQVRNKFQDAYRTLISMQS, from the coding sequence ATGTCGAATCCAATTGGTGGGATAAGCAACGCTATCGCGAGTACTGGACTGGACACCGGTGCCAAACAGATACCGGTGTTGCAGGACCGTGGTGGTAGCGCGAGCGGGACGAGCTTCGGCGATACGCTCAAGGGACTCGTCAACAACGTTTCGGACCAGCAGGACGTGGCCGCTGACTACGCGCAGCGTTTTGCGCGGGGCGAGCCGGTCGAGCTGCATCAGGTGATGGCGGCTTCCGAGGAAGCGTCGATTTCGCTGGAGATGTTGGTACAGGTGCGCAACAAGTTCCAGGATGCGTATCGAACGTTGATCAGCATGCAATCGTGA
- the flgC gene encoding flagellar basal body rod protein FlgC, producing MPRPVGLLPSPAVNQPQPMFRSLAISASGLSAQRVRMETIASNIANAETTHDVNGQPYKRRVAVLAAGDGGTATGDPVAPGQPSGTSGVFNGINAFQVPSGDFPTDGPRRFEVPVLETNGPSGGGTGVHVAGIKEDNTDGQLVYDPGHPDADKNGYVHYPNVRVTDEMVDMMDARRVYEANASVFQTAKGMLKQALNI from the coding sequence ATGCCTCGTCCAGTCGGATTACTTCCGTCACCAGCGGTAAACCAGCCGCAGCCGATGTTCCGGTCTCTCGCGATCTCAGCGAGCGGACTGTCGGCGCAGCGGGTTCGCATGGAGACAATTGCATCGAACATCGCCAATGCGGAAACGACGCACGACGTAAACGGGCAACCATACAAACGGCGCGTTGCCGTTCTGGCAGCAGGCGACGGTGGAACTGCGACGGGCGATCCGGTTGCGCCGGGACAGCCGTCGGGAACTTCGGGCGTATTCAACGGCATCAACGCGTTTCAGGTACCGAGCGGCGATTTCCCGACCGACGGACCGCGTCGGTTCGAAGTGCCGGTGCTCGAAACGAACGGGCCCAGCGGCGGCGGCACTGGTGTGCATGTCGCGGGCATCAAGGAAGACAATACCGACGGACAGCTGGTCTACGATCCTGGACATCCGGACGCAGACAAGAACGGATATGTGCATTACCCGAACGTGCGTGTGACGGATGAGATGGTGGACATGATGGATGCGCGCCGGGTGTACGAGGCGAACGCCAGCGTGTTTCAGACGGCGAAGGGAATGCTGAAGCAAGCTCTGAACATTTAA
- a CDS encoding FliH/SctL family protein: MRSSNRPGVLAAGALPANPTRWAPDDMATLNWTTAVNTQPASQMEQEAHARIELEQRLAEAQAAGYDAGRLDGELAEATRLRNAVAAAEQALDTIRTSESKWQECVTENIAALAVTVARHIVGRELRTDAASVADLVKRALAEFPIDQPMRVRVNPHDLSLLSHPTPTGGEPVPIAPNRDVRWLADSRIQPGGCVVEGRERIVDGRVDTALERLYRKLTDNVA; the protein is encoded by the coding sequence ATGCGTTCATCGAATAGGCCCGGAGTGCTTGCGGCCGGTGCGCTGCCCGCAAATCCGACGCGATGGGCGCCGGATGACATGGCGACGCTCAACTGGACGACAGCTGTCAATACGCAGCCCGCGTCACAGATGGAGCAGGAAGCGCATGCTCGTATCGAGTTGGAGCAGCGCCTGGCGGAGGCGCAGGCCGCTGGCTACGACGCCGGCAGGCTGGACGGCGAGCTGGCGGAGGCGACACGCCTGCGCAATGCGGTCGCGGCAGCCGAGCAGGCGCTCGACACGATTCGCACCAGCGAATCCAAGTGGCAGGAATGTGTTACCGAAAACATTGCGGCTCTCGCCGTTACTGTGGCGCGCCACATAGTTGGACGTGAACTGCGCACCGACGCGGCGTCTGTCGCAGATCTGGTCAAGCGCGCGCTGGCGGAATTTCCGATCGATCAGCCGATGCGCGTTCGTGTGAATCCACACGACCTATCGCTTCTGTCGCATCCCACGCCGACCGGCGGCGAGCCTGTTCCGATCGCGCCGAATCGTGACGTTCGGTGGCTGGCAGACTCCCGTATTCAGCCGGGCGGCTGTGTCGTCGAGGGACGCGAGAGGATCGTGGACGGCCGCGTCGATACGGCACTTGAACGACTCTATAGAAAGTTGACGGACAATGTTGCCTGA
- a CDS encoding sigma-54 dependent transcriptional regulator produces the protein MATILYVDDEPSVGLILEDTLRRAGHDAVGARNVPEALQALARGNVDLIISDYRMPGLTGLEFLSLIRREGYEVPLIMLTGYASIEHAVSSIKAGAVDYITKPVRPQQLELAVDQALKLVRLKKENDALRREVMEFRNERQIVGDSVAIRRIMQTVATAAPTRATVLLQGESGTGKELFARSVHDQSDRRDRPFIQLNCAALPEGLVESALFGHEKGAFTGAIKRVEGAFERANRGTLLLDEISEMRLDLQAKLLRVLQEQEFERVGGTSTIRVDVRIIATTNRDLAAEAARGAFRQDLYYRLSTIPIAIPPLRDRKDDIPALAYRFAIRIGAEMGKEVRAISQEGLEVLQRYDWPGNVRELQHVVERAVILSSDPIVPAHAFEGLRFGLANVLAGPVSATQRALIAAGLVPIPDDDRDDGVLVRLTSLNVEDAERAMIQKALEMSGNNRTKAAELLGLSVRTLRNKLNGPANGEASLTL, from the coding sequence ATGGCAACCATTCTATATGTAGATGACGAGCCATCGGTCGGGTTGATACTGGAGGATACGCTACGGCGCGCCGGGCATGACGCTGTCGGCGCCCGGAATGTTCCGGAGGCTCTCCAGGCGTTGGCGCGTGGCAACGTGGATCTGATAATCTCGGACTACCGCATGCCAGGATTGACGGGCCTGGAGTTTCTGTCGCTCATCAGGCGCGAGGGGTACGAGGTGCCTCTCATAATGTTGACCGGTTATGCCAGCATCGAGCACGCGGTGTCGTCGATCAAGGCCGGGGCGGTGGATTACATCACCAAGCCAGTTCGCCCGCAGCAGCTTGAGCTCGCCGTCGATCAGGCACTGAAGCTGGTTCGCCTCAAGAAGGAGAACGACGCGCTCAGGCGTGAGGTGATGGAGTTCCGGAACGAGCGCCAGATCGTGGGCGACAGCGTTGCCATTCGCCGGATAATGCAGACGGTCGCGACGGCGGCTCCTACGCGGGCGACGGTGCTGCTGCAGGGTGAGTCCGGTACGGGAAAGGAATTGTTCGCCCGTTCGGTCCACGACCAGAGCGACCGCCGTGACAGGCCTTTCATACAGCTCAACTGCGCCGCGCTGCCCGAGGGTCTGGTGGAGAGCGCGCTGTTCGGCCATGAGAAGGGCGCGTTCACGGGGGCGATCAAGCGCGTCGAGGGAGCATTCGAGCGCGCCAACCGTGGTACGCTCCTGCTGGACGAAATATCCGAGATGCGGCTGGACCTTCAGGCGAAGCTGCTGCGCGTGCTACAGGAGCAGGAGTTTGAGCGGGTTGGTGGCACGTCCACCATACGGGTGGACGTTCGGATCATCGCGACGACGAACCGGGACCTGGCGGCCGAAGCCGCGCGTGGAGCGTTCCGGCAGGATCTATACTATAGGTTGAGCACGATCCCGATCGCGATCCCGCCGCTGCGGGACCGAAAGGACGACATTCCAGCCCTTGCCTACAGGTTCGCGATCCGAATTGGCGCGGAGATGGGCAAGGAAGTGCGGGCGATATCGCAGGAAGGGCTCGAGGTCCTGCAAAGATACGACTGGCCAGGAAATGTCCGGGAGCTTCAGCACGTTGTGGAGCGGGCGGTGATCCTTTCGTCTGACCCAATCGTGCCGGCCCATGCGTTCGAGGGGCTCAGATTCGGGTTGGCCAACGTGCTCGCCGGCCCGGTATCGGCGACGCAACGGGCGCTGATCGCTGCGGGACTGGTACCGATTCCGGACGACGACCGGGATGACGGAGTACTGGTGCGGTTGACCTCGCTGAATGTCGAGGATGCCGAGCGTGCGATGATTCAGAAAGCACTCGAGATGTCGGGCAACAATCGCACGAAAGCGGCCGAATTGCTGGGGCTGAGTGTCCGGACGCTCAGGAACAAACTGAACGGTCCGGCGAACGGCGAGGCAAGCTTGACCCTGTAA
- the fliG gene encoding flagellar motor switch protein FliG produces the protein MGTAVVPVEEKKSVAKLTAADLTGPQKVAVLCMSLGADEAVKLTQSLTPEEAEEISFHIAQMEQVSAGTVEAVLTEWMQMALAVDSIAQGGISYAGEVLEKAFGSHRASATLTRIQSQLADSAGLHRLRSADPQQLATTLRGEHPQTIALVLAHLEPQQTATILRDLDPSLGGEVMYRIGCMEKVAPDMMLLVEKALSNETDLSFTRGLRAAGGPDAVASVLNHVSGSLEKDLLDHIGERDTQLCEQIKNLMFVFDDVGKLDDRSLQRLLREIDARTLSLALKTAKEEMRERIMAGMSARAVTALKEEISMLGAVRVRDVEAAQAQIVAQVRALEAAGEITIGAGASEDAFIE, from the coding sequence ATGGGAACCGCGGTAGTGCCGGTGGAAGAAAAGAAGAGTGTTGCGAAACTCACCGCTGCCGACCTGACCGGACCGCAGAAGGTCGCGGTGTTGTGCATGTCGCTCGGCGCTGATGAGGCGGTGAAACTGACGCAGTCGCTCACGCCTGAAGAGGCCGAGGAGATCAGCTTCCATATCGCGCAGATGGAACAGGTGAGCGCCGGCACGGTCGAAGCAGTCCTGACCGAGTGGATGCAGATGGCACTTGCCGTTGACTCGATCGCCCAGGGCGGTATCAGCTACGCCGGTGAGGTTCTGGAAAAGGCGTTCGGCAGTCACAGAGCCAGCGCGACGCTGACGCGAATTCAGTCGCAGCTGGCAGACTCAGCTGGATTGCACCGGCTACGGAGCGCTGACCCGCAGCAGCTCGCGACGACGCTGCGCGGCGAGCATCCTCAGACTATCGCACTTGTTCTCGCTCATCTCGAGCCGCAACAGACCGCGACGATTCTGCGCGACCTGGATCCATCGCTCGGCGGCGAGGTGATGTACCGCATCGGCTGCATGGAAAAGGTGGCTCCTGACATGATGCTGCTGGTGGAGAAGGCTCTCAGTAACGAGACCGACCTCAGCTTTACTCGCGGCTTGCGCGCGGCTGGTGGACCGGATGCAGTTGCGAGCGTGCTCAACCATGTCTCGGGCTCGCTCGAGAAAGACCTGCTCGATCACATCGGCGAGCGGGACACGCAGCTTTGCGAGCAGATCAAGAACCTCATGTTCGTCTTCGACGACGTGGGCAAGCTGGACGACCGCTCGTTGCAGCGACTGCTGCGCGAAATCGACGCCCGTACTCTATCGCTGGCGCTCAAGACCGCAAAGGAAGAGATGCGCGAGCGCATCATGGCCGGCATGTCGGCACGCGCGGTCACGGCGCTCAAGGAAGAGATATCGATGCTCGGCGCCGTTCGTGTCCGCGACGTGGAAGCGGCCCAGGCACAGATCGTCGCACAGGTTCGGGCGCTCGAAGCGGCCGGAGAAATCACCATCGGTGCCGGAGCCTCGGAAGATGCGTTCATCGAATAG
- the fliF gene encoding flagellar basal-body MS-ring/collar protein FliF yields the protein MADAIQDMLDRIGGRQRAMLLMVGVGVAAVIFGVSKWATAPDWVPAFTNQPIETVGQMTDKLTAAGIGFKLDRGGSDILVSANDVARARVTLAQAGLPSAGRPGMELFDQPSWGMTDFTQRINYRRALEGELERTIGKMTGVQSAQVHLALHEQATFRSQDKPANASVVLKTGGAAPSQDVVQGIAHLVAGSVDGITADHVTILDDAGRMLSTPDDGSMASLTNAQLSTQREVEGYLQTKAESLVDDIVGSGNARVRVSAALNFDKIERSSQLVDPDKQATSTEQRYEITPGAQGGAASSNVAMSYDNSKVTENFSGAIGNIKRLSVAVLLNDRMIQPPANAGPNAKPTYVARTPEEIARIESLIRGAVGADSTRGDVVTVVATHFDAAPVADVEKTAPQTIINTVQQFEKPAISVFAILVLFIVAMMLIKAIKSLPASNSRSAYAPLALPAPGGQHSNQFATAAHDMANAISANAHQQHQSYAVQPPPQPLAFPEQNQTRGRVAATIAAKPEVSTRVVRAWLKEAV from the coding sequence GTGGCTGACGCAATTCAGGACATGCTCGACCGCATCGGCGGTCGCCAACGTGCCATGTTGTTGATGGTGGGCGTTGGCGTGGCCGCGGTGATTTTCGGTGTATCGAAGTGGGCTACGGCGCCGGACTGGGTACCGGCCTTCACCAATCAGCCGATCGAGACGGTCGGGCAGATGACGGACAAGCTCACGGCTGCCGGAATCGGGTTCAAGCTGGATCGCGGCGGCAGCGACATTCTGGTGAGCGCCAACGACGTTGCGCGTGCGCGGGTGACTCTGGCGCAGGCGGGGCTTCCGTCGGCTGGACGTCCCGGCATGGAGCTGTTCGATCAGCCATCGTGGGGAATGACTGACTTCACGCAGCGAATCAATTACAGGCGCGCACTAGAAGGAGAGCTCGAGCGCACGATCGGCAAGATGACGGGGGTGCAGTCGGCGCAGGTTCACCTCGCGCTGCACGAGCAGGCGACGTTCCGTTCTCAGGACAAGCCGGCGAACGCATCCGTGGTATTGAAGACCGGTGGCGCCGCACCATCGCAGGATGTCGTGCAGGGTATCGCGCATCTCGTGGCGGGCAGCGTGGACGGGATCACGGCGGACCACGTGACGATACTCGACGATGCCGGAAGAATGTTGTCCACTCCGGACGATGGCTCGATGGCTTCCCTTACGAACGCGCAGCTTTCGACCCAGCGCGAGGTCGAGGGATATCTACAGACCAAGGCGGAAAGCCTGGTCGATGACATCGTAGGCAGCGGCAATGCGCGCGTTCGCGTATCCGCCGCGCTCAACTTCGACAAGATCGAGCGGTCATCGCAGCTCGTGGATCCCGACAAGCAGGCCACCAGCACGGAGCAGCGTTACGAGATCACGCCTGGAGCGCAGGGCGGCGCTGCGTCGTCGAACGTCGCGATGAGCTATGACAATTCCAAGGTCACCGAGAACTTCTCCGGAGCGATCGGCAACATCAAGAGACTGTCGGTTGCCGTTCTGCTGAATGACCGCATGATTCAGCCGCCGGCCAATGCAGGCCCCAACGCGAAGCCGACATATGTTGCGCGCACTCCGGAAGAGATCGCGCGCATAGAATCGCTTATCCGCGGTGCCGTGGGAGCTGACAGCACGCGCGGTGACGTCGTCACGGTAGTCGCGACCCACTTTGACGCGGCGCCTGTCGCGGACGTGGAGAAGACCGCGCCACAGACGATCATCAATACCGTTCAGCAATTCGAGAAGCCGGCGATCTCCGTGTTTGCCATTCTGGTGCTCTTCATCGTCGCGATGATGCTCATCAAGGCGATCAAGTCTCTACCGGCGTCGAACTCACGCTCGGCGTACGCTCCGCTCGCGCTTCCTGCACCCGGCGGTCAACACTCCAACCAGTTCGCCACCGCGGCGCACGATATGGCTAACGCGATCTCCGCGAACGCGCATCAGCAGCACCAGAGCTACGCAGTTCAGCCTCCGCCTCAACCGCTCGCGTTTCCGGAACAGAATCAGACTCGCGGTCGTGTAGCGGCAACCATCGCGGCCAAGCCTGAAGTCTCGACCCGCGTTGTACGCGCGTGGCTGAAGGAAGCTGTATAA
- a CDS encoding flagellar basal body rod C-terminal domain-containing protein, protein MITGFISRVVPAAELKDALDIGTQRVRAIADRVSKASLQNQDGFALPGTPGASGAVANSSGVDIESEMISLADEQLRYEATSKLLSKAYDQVRTALKP, encoded by the coding sequence ATGATCACAGGATTCATTAGCCGAGTAGTTCCGGCAGCCGAGCTGAAGGACGCTCTCGACATCGGGACCCAGAGGGTTCGGGCGATCGCCGATCGTGTGTCCAAGGCATCGCTCCAGAATCAGGACGGCTTCGCTCTTCCGGGCACGCCTGGAGCCAGCGGGGCCGTTGCGAACTCGTCCGGTGTGGACATCGAGAGTGAGATGATCAGTCTGGCCGATGAGCAGCTGCGCTACGAGGCAACATCGAAGCTGCTGTCGAAGGCCTACGATCAGGTTCGGACCGCCCTCAAGCCCTGA
- the fliJ gene encoding flagellar export protein FliJ translates to MFRFRLQQVLDLREKQERHLATQLAAALGAEREAKDALNGLRAERAAGSEAVKEGESHSVGELANLAFMMQQLDDRIAGANDTVGAANNSVSQVQEALTAAFKDRRVLDRLRERHEETYRATAEQTDRRAMDDIALSRFVHNDNGQ, encoded by the coding sequence ATGTTTCGTTTTCGTCTTCAGCAGGTTCTGGATCTCAGAGAGAAGCAGGAGCGTCATCTCGCAACTCAACTGGCTGCCGCTCTCGGAGCTGAGCGCGAGGCGAAAGACGCGCTCAACGGGCTGCGCGCGGAACGAGCAGCTGGCTCGGAAGCCGTGAAGGAGGGTGAGAGCCACTCGGTTGGTGAGCTCGCGAATCTCGCATTCATGATGCAGCAACTCGACGACAGGATCGCGGGCGCGAACGATACCGTCGGCGCAGCGAACAACAGCGTCTCGCAGGTGCAGGAAGCACTTACCGCAGCGTTCAAGGATCGCCGCGTTCTGGATCGTCTTCGTGAGCGTCACGAAGAGACATATCGCGCAACTGCGGAGCAGACAGACCGGAGAGCGATGGACGACATCGCGCTCTCCCGCTTCGTGCACAACGACAACGGGCAATGA